The following proteins are co-located in the Scomber scombrus chromosome 2, fScoSco1.1, whole genome shotgun sequence genome:
- the commd1 gene encoding COMM domain-containing protein 1 produces MADVEAAKSLSGLLSGIAQKVYYNNKEITEELLKHELYPELPEDEFKALHQKMKGLLKSIATADMDQAQLEAFLTAQTRKQGGGVTAEQAAALSRFWKSQRARVRESLLAQSRWEPGLRGLSWRVDLQTAGSRGDAVHSGPVALMELELGRAGQDSEFVCLEFDEAKVNQVLKKMADIQESIDRIVHRT; encoded by the exons atggCGGATGTAGAGGCAGCTAAGTCTCTGAGCGGTTTGCTGAGTGGAATAGCTCAGAAAGTTtattacaacaacaaagaaatcaCAGAAGAGCTGCTGAAGCACGAGCTGTACCCGGAACTGCCTGAAGATGAGTTCAAGGCTCTGCACCAGAAGATGAAAGGCCTCCTGAAg tccaTCGCCACAGCAGACATGGACCAGGCTCAGCTGGAGGCCTTCCTCACGGCTCAGACCAGGAAGCAGGGAGGCGGTGTGACGGCAGAACAGGCCGCCGCTCTCTCCCGCTTCTGGAAGAGCCAGCGTGCCCGTGTGAGGGAGAGCTTGCTGGCTCAGAGCCGCTGGGAGCCCGGACTCAGGGGCCTCTCCTGGAGGGTCGACCTGCAGACGGCCGGCAGCAGGGGAGACGCGGTTCACAGTGGACCGGTCGCTCTGATGGAGCTGGAGCTGGGCCGAGCCGGACAG GACTCAGAGTTCGTGTGTCTGGAGTTTGACGAGGCCAAAGTCAACCAGGTGCTGAAGAAGATGGCGGACATCCAGGAGAGCATCGACAGAATCGTTCACCGCACCTAA
- the b3gnt2a gene encoding N-acetyllactosaminide beta-1,3-N-acetylglucosaminyltransferase 2a, translated as MPVPRRKGRGFWVMMTFNLFVCVLMCVSWTLRHGKNGNPKIRIPSERFWKRQILSESFWNKEQQRLDFIHSPIVSSVLSSDSLIELPDWLNDTRPLNPCEPDYRVATQVLDYNTLPQLFQDFLLHMRCRTHPMLINQLHVCDERPFLLLVVKSLVPHFERRQAIRETWGRAGVLANQTVATVFLLGNTMSTDHFPDLLGMLGHEAKLHGDLLQWDYRDTFFNLTLKEVLFLEWFGTHCPQAQYILKGDDDVFVNTLKIIDFLEGLPEAKAKDLFIGDVISNAGPHRNRKLKYFIPESVFVGLYPPYAGGGGYLYSGDVALRLYNASQQVVLYPIDDVYTGMCLKKLGLAPENHSGFKTFDIDEKYRSNYCIYRSLMLVHSRTPQEMLTIWPWIVNPELDCL; from the coding sequence ATGCCTGTGCCTCGCCGGAAAGGGAGGGGGTTCTGGGTGATGATGACTTTCAACCTCTTTGTCTGCGTCCTGATGTGTGTGTCGTGGACTCTCAGGCATGGCAAAAATGGAAACCCTAAGATTCGAATCCCATCCGAGAGGTTTTGGAAACGGCAGATTTTAAGCGAATCCTTCTGGAACAAGGAGCAGCAGCGCTTGGACTTCATCCACAGCCCCATCGTCTCCTCTGTGCTCTCCAGCGACTCCCTTATCGAGCTGCCTGATTGGCTGAACGACACCCGGCCACTCAACCCCTGTGAACCAGACTACAGAGTCGCCACACAAGTCTTAGACTACAACACCTTACCGCAGCTCTTTCAGGATTTCCTTTTGCACATGCGCTGCAGGACTCACCCCATGCTGATCAATCAGCTCCACGTGTGTGACGAGAGACCTTTTCTGCTGCTGGTGGTCAAGTCGCTGGTGCCGCACTTTGAGCGGCGGCAGGCTATCCGTGAAACATGGGGACGGGCGGGTGTCTTAGCCAATCAGACTGTGGCAACGGTTTTCCTACTAGGCAACACCATGTCCACAGACCATTTCCCAGACCTGCTGGGGATGCTGGGACATGAGGCGAAGCTTCACGGAGACCTCCTCCAATGGGACTACAGGGATACTTTCTTTAACCTCACCCTGAAGGAAGTCCTCTTCCTTGAGTGGTTCGGCACACACTGTCCCCAGGCTCAGTACATCCTCAAGGGAGACGACGATGTCTTTGTCAACACCTTAAAGATTATTGATTTCCTGGAAGGTCTGCCAGAGGCCAAGGCTAAGGATCTGTTCATTGGTGATGTGATCAGCAATGCCGGCCCTCACAGAAACCGGAAACTCAAGTATTTTATCCCAGAAAGTGTATTTGTGGGACTGTACCCGCCTTATGCCGGGGGCGGAGGATATTTGTACTCTGGTGATGTAGCGCTACGTCTTTACAATGCATCCCAGCAAGTGGTCTTGTATCCGATTGACGATGTTTATACAGGGATGTGCCTGAAGAAGCTGGGCCTGGCACCAGAGAATCACAGTGGCTTCAAGACATTTGACATTGACGAGAAGTACAGGTCCAACTACTGCATCTACAGGAGTCTGATGCTGGTTCACAGCCGGACTCCGCAGGAAATGTTGACGATCTGGCCGTGGATTGTCAATCCTGAGCTGGACTGCCTGTGA